A genome region from Natronobeatus ordinarius includes the following:
- a CDS encoding DUF99 family protein: MKPGVRALGVAESFRDERSTLAGVVVRADRVVDEFAFASCTVGGTDATDAVCSLTDRLAREDVRYVFLGAVAPAWYNLLDLSRIHERAGRPVLAVTFEASDDGLEAGLRDAFSDDELADRLERYRALPPRQAVDVGDETVYVRAVGLEANEAATVVRAFTPEGGRPEPLRVARLAARAGDEYRRELEG; this comes from the coding sequence ATGAAACCCGGCGTCCGGGCGCTGGGTGTCGCAGAATCCTTTCGCGACGAGCGAAGCACGCTGGCAGGGGTCGTCGTCCGCGCCGATCGGGTCGTCGACGAGTTCGCCTTCGCGTCGTGCACCGTCGGCGGCACGGACGCGACCGACGCCGTCTGCTCGCTCACAGACCGGCTCGCACGGGAGGACGTCCGCTACGTCTTTCTCGGGGCCGTCGCTCCCGCGTGGTACAACCTCCTCGACCTCTCGCGGATTCACGAACGCGCCGGCCGACCCGTCCTCGCGGTCACGTTCGAGGCGAGCGACGACGGCCTCGAGGCCGGCCTCCGCGACGCCTTCTCCGACGACGAGCTCGCGGACCGACTCGAGCGCTACCGCGCCCTGCCGCCCCGCCAGGCGGTCGACGTGGGTGACGAGACGGTGTACGTGCGCGCAGTCGGCCTCGAGGCCAACGAAGCGGCGACCGTCGTCCGTGCGTTCACGCCCGAGGGCGGCCGTCCGGAACCCCTTCGAGTCGCCCGACTGGCCGCCCGTGCCGGTGACGAGTACCGTCGGGAACTCGAGGGGTGA
- a CDS encoding Water stress and hypersensitive response domain-containing protein has product MFRRAAAVVAALVVGVAVLLGGLFAAGVLGVPDAGLEDNAWGEVDDERIEVVTTVWIDNPNPGLSAGDAALDYALALNDVRLAEGSKAGIDVPEGNHTTTLHTDLYYERIPVWWVTHIENDEVSDLAVEAQTHVSVGPLSGSPTGTHTDTVETDLEELIADSLTEMEGEHTASPVELDDGPVTETVEPRVVIEDTDAEWGAVTEDETELHATFHVHNPNPYPLATPAFTGDLELNDVPVAAWDAGDAEVLEGPDDAIILPGETEELTFAITLDNDRVAEWFATHVDADERSVVAFTAQLAVSVNGHTVTVPADGEAVRCTYEMQTAIFVDQESGLEREGCALAPWLLSGEDLERVGATIDLLETDWWEGLLVGVLEPAS; this is encoded by the coding sequence ATGTTCCGACGCGCTGCCGCTGTCGTCGCCGCGCTCGTCGTCGGCGTGGCCGTCCTGCTCGGCGGACTGTTCGCTGCGGGCGTGCTCGGCGTTCCCGACGCAGGCCTCGAGGACAATGCCTGGGGCGAGGTAGACGACGAGCGGATCGAGGTCGTCACGACGGTCTGGATCGACAATCCGAATCCCGGTCTCTCCGCCGGCGACGCCGCCCTCGACTACGCGCTCGCGCTGAACGACGTGCGCCTCGCCGAGGGATCGAAGGCGGGGATCGACGTCCCCGAGGGGAACCACACGACGACCCTCCACACGGACCTCTACTACGAGCGCATCCCCGTGTGGTGGGTTACGCACATCGAGAACGACGAGGTGAGCGACCTCGCGGTCGAGGCACAGACGCACGTGAGCGTCGGCCCACTTTCGGGGTCGCCCACGGGAACCCACACGGACACCGTCGAGACCGACCTCGAGGAGCTAATTGCTGACTCGCTGACTGAGATGGAGGGCGAACACACCGCCTCGCCGGTCGAACTCGACGACGGCCCAGTGACCGAAACGGTCGAACCGAGGGTCGTGATCGAGGACACCGACGCCGAGTGGGGCGCGGTGACCGAGGACGAGACGGAACTCCACGCGACGTTTCACGTCCACAACCCGAACCCCTACCCCCTCGCGACGCCCGCCTTCACGGGCGACCTCGAGCTCAACGACGTCCCGGTCGCCGCCTGGGACGCGGGCGACGCCGAGGTGCTCGAGGGCCCCGACGACGCGATCATCCTGCCGGGCGAGACCGAGGAGCTCACGTTCGCGATCACCCTCGACAACGACCGCGTGGCCGAGTGGTTCGCGACCCACGTCGACGCCGACGAACGCAGCGTCGTGGCGTTCACCGCCCAGCTGGCCGTGTCGGTCAACGGCCACACCGTGACCGTCCCCGCCGACGGCGAGGCCGTCCGCTGTACGTACGAGATGCAGACCGCCATCTTCGTCGACCAGGAGTCCGGCCTCGAGCGAGAGGGCTGTGCCCTCGCCCCCTGGTTGCTCTCCGGGGAGGACCTCGAGCGCGTGGGGGCGACGATCGACCTGCTCGAGACCGACTGGTGGGAGGGGCTGCTGGTCGGCGTCCTCGAGCCGGCGTCCTGA
- a CDS encoding VOC family protein — MASIGNITFAADDPGGLAEFWAAAIDYEVQEAPPDLLEAIEAEGGDRNAAAAAVDPTGRGPRLFFKKLPRSSPEQLPIHLDLETEDREAEVERLTELGATVVETKTETTGPYTETWTVMRDPEENGFCVQSPP; from the coding sequence ATGGCATCGATTGGCAACATCACGTTCGCGGCCGACGATCCCGGTGGCCTCGCAGAGTTCTGGGCCGCGGCGATCGACTACGAGGTGCAGGAGGCTCCGCCGGATCTCCTCGAGGCCATCGAGGCCGAAGGCGGTGACCGCAACGCAGCCGCTGCGGCCGTCGACCCGACGGGGCGTGGACCGCGGCTGTTTTTCAAGAAGCTGCCACGCTCGTCGCCCGAGCAGCTCCCGATTCACCTCGACCTCGAGACGGAGGATCGCGAAGCGGAGGTCGAGCGGCTGACCGAACTGGGTGCGACCGTCGTCGAGACGAAGACGGAGACCACCGGCCCCTACACCGAGACCTGGACGGTCATGCGCGATCCCGAGGAGAACGGCTTCTGCGTCCAGTCCCCACCCTGA
- a CDS encoding ABC transporter permease subunit: MTWLAVAKKDFRDAVQSRALWALVGVFVVLSVVSTYAYVEVPEMFGSPAGATVGGLIFFTVGLTGLFVPLAAIVVCYKSLAGERELGSVKLLLSLPTDRLNVFVGKVVGRAAVLAFGLGVGLVVGLGFGSAMLGDLEFLPMLVFVLVTLAFAGVYAAIVVGLSATTGSTSRATTLALGFFVVFELLWDVVPMAVLYVVEGFTFPAEIPDWVFLITQLSPSSAYFSTVVALLPDLAGAVGADPAQAGAGVEVTPAEADPFYVSPEVGIVVLALWLLVPFAVGYYRFAAADL, encoded by the coding sequence ATGACGTGGCTCGCCGTCGCGAAGAAGGACTTCCGGGACGCCGTCCAGTCGCGGGCGCTGTGGGCGCTCGTCGGCGTTTTCGTCGTCCTCTCGGTCGTCTCGACGTACGCGTACGTCGAGGTCCCCGAGATGTTCGGGTCGCCTGCGGGGGCGACCGTCGGCGGATTGATCTTCTTCACGGTCGGCCTCACCGGGCTGTTCGTGCCGCTCGCAGCGATCGTGGTCTGTTACAAGTCCCTCGCTGGCGAGCGGGAACTGGGAAGTGTCAAACTCCTGCTCTCACTCCCGACCGATCGGCTGAACGTCTTCGTCGGAAAGGTCGTCGGACGCGCGGCAGTGCTCGCGTTCGGGCTGGGCGTCGGGCTCGTGGTCGGCCTCGGGTTCGGATCCGCGATGCTCGGCGACCTCGAGTTCCTCCCGATGCTCGTCTTCGTGCTCGTCACGCTGGCGTTCGCTGGCGTCTACGCGGCGATCGTGGTCGGCCTGTCGGCGACGACGGGCTCGACCTCGCGGGCGACGACGCTGGCGCTCGGCTTCTTCGTCGTCTTCGAACTCCTCTGGGACGTCGTCCCGATGGCCGTCCTCTACGTCGTCGAGGGGTTCACGTTCCCCGCCGAGATACCCGACTGGGTGTTCCTCATCACGCAGCTCTCGCCGTCGTCGGCGTACTTCTCGACGGTCGTCGCGCTGCTGCCCGACCTCGCGGGGGCCGTCGGCGCTGACCCGGCTCAGGCCGGTGCCGGCGTCGAGGTCACGCCGGCCGAAGCCGACCCCTTCTACGTGAGCCCCGAGGTCGGCATCGTCGTACTCGCACTCTGGCTCCTCGTCCCGTTCGCCGTCGGCTACTACCGGTTCGCCGCCGCCGACCTCTGA
- a CDS encoding ABC transporter ATP-binding protein codes for MAAIEIDGLTKRFGDVVAVDGLDLTVEEGEIFGFLGPNGAGKSTTIDTLLDFIRPTEGTVTVLGHDAQAEGQAVRQRTGVLPDAYHVYDRLTGRQHLEFARELKGVDEDLEALLDRVRIADAADRKAGGYSKGMRQRLVLAMALVGDPDLLVLDEPSTGLDPNGAREMREIIREENERGTTVFFSSHIMEQVEAVCDRVAIIDQGRLVAVDTIDGLRDASETGETLYVYVPTLEERIVEDVARLEGVGSASIDDGRLRVTVDGVSKFAVLHAIDADVAPVQDFSVARSSLEDLFVRYTTENREAEKSEVRA; via the coding sequence ATGGCAGCGATTGAGATCGACGGCCTGACGAAGCGGTTCGGCGACGTCGTCGCCGTGGACGGGCTCGACCTGACCGTCGAAGAGGGCGAGATCTTCGGATTTTTAGGCCCGAACGGGGCGGGGAAGTCGACGACGATCGACACGCTGCTGGATTTTATCCGGCCGACCGAGGGCACCGTAACCGTGCTCGGACACGACGCCCAGGCTGAGGGGCAGGCCGTCCGCCAGCGGACCGGCGTCCTCCCGGACGCCTACCACGTCTACGATCGGCTCACCGGCCGCCAGCACCTCGAGTTCGCCCGCGAGCTGAAAGGCGTCGACGAGGACCTCGAGGCACTGCTCGACCGGGTTCGGATCGCCGACGCCGCCGACCGGAAGGCAGGCGGCTACTCGAAGGGGATGCGCCAGCGGCTGGTGCTCGCGATGGCGCTCGTCGGCGACCCCGACCTGCTCGTGCTCGACGAGCCCTCGACGGGGCTCGACCCGAACGGCGCCCGCGAGATGCGCGAGATCATCCGCGAGGAGAACGAACGCGGGACGACGGTGTTCTTTTCGAGTCACATCATGGAGCAGGTCGAAGCAGTCTGTGACCGCGTCGCGATCATCGACCAGGGCCGGCTCGTCGCCGTCGACACGATCGACGGGCTGCGCGACGCCTCGGAGACGGGCGAGACGCTGTACGTCTACGTGCCGACCCTCGAGGAGAGGATCGTCGAGGACGTGGCTCGACTCGAGGGCGTCGGGAGCGCGTCGATCGACGACGGCCGGCTGCGCGTGACCGTCGACGGCGTCTCGAAGTTCGCCGTCTTACACGCCATCGACGCAGACGTCGCCCCCGTCCAGGACTTCTCCGTGGCCAGGTCGTCGCTCGAGGACCTGTTCGTCCGGTACACGACCGAGAACCGTGAGGCCGAGAAATCGGAGGTGCGGGCATGA
- a CDS encoding DUF7351 domain-containing protein encodes MPDSNDVHVDQEVIDAIGSLGNRTRLEIMLALAEAEREHRTQSYAMSFTDLYRAVDVDSTSQFSYHLTRLVGRFVAETEDGYHLTYAGSKVVRAVLSGSYESAPDFGTVEVAGVCVFCEAASLVATQDDDLLVVRCTACDSPLVTDSLSRSQARNRTPSEIVTSSGYRIWGSAVQLRGDVCPECHGRVDTVLEEHELDGRSTHLLASTCPECWLVLRLPLEIAAAFHPAAIGFFWDHGVSLLDLTLWEVLEYVTSGALAAEVESVDPTAATIELTLDEETLRLRMDETLTITPT; translated from the coding sequence ATGCCCGACTCAAACGACGTGCACGTCGACCAGGAGGTGATCGACGCCATCGGCTCGCTCGGGAACCGGACGCGACTCGAGATTATGCTCGCGCTGGCCGAAGCCGAACGGGAACACCGGACGCAGTCGTACGCGATGAGTTTCACCGACCTGTACCGGGCGGTGGACGTCGACAGTACGTCCCAGTTCTCCTATCACCTCACGCGACTCGTCGGTCGGTTCGTCGCCGAGACCGAGGACGGCTACCACCTCACGTACGCCGGCAGCAAGGTCGTTCGGGCGGTTCTCTCCGGAAGCTACGAGAGCGCCCCCGACTTTGGGACCGTCGAGGTGGCTGGGGTGTGCGTGTTCTGTGAGGCGGCGTCACTCGTCGCGACGCAGGACGACGACCTCCTCGTCGTTCGGTGCACCGCCTGTGACTCGCCGCTCGTGACGGACTCGCTCTCCCGAAGTCAGGCCCGCAATCGTACCCCGTCGGAGATCGTCACCAGCTCCGGCTACCGGATCTGGGGATCAGCCGTGCAGCTCCGGGGCGACGTCTGTCCGGAGTGTCACGGCCGGGTCGACACCGTCCTCGAGGAACACGAACTGGACGGGCGATCGACACACCTGCTCGCCAGCACGTGTCCCGAGTGCTGGCTGGTGCTCCGGCTGCCCCTCGAGATCGCAGCTGCGTTTCACCCCGCCGCCATCGGATTCTTCTGGGACCACGGCGTCTCGCTGCTCGATCTGACGCTCTGGGAGGTGCTCGAGTACGTCACGTCAGGGGCGCTGGCGGCCGAGGTCGAGTCGGTCGATCCGACGGCTGCGACGATCGAACTCACGCTCGACGAGGAGACGCTTCGATTGCGGATGGACGAGACGCTGACGATCACTCCCACCTAA
- a CDS encoding single-stranded DNA binding protein, giving the protein MSDIEGVYEDLEADVSLEEFREAVEAKVEQMGGLADEETAAMLVAHELGESEVGGVADVEPGMEEAKFVAKVTAIGELRTFERDGEDEDGRVVNVEVADETGSVRAAFWDEHAEAAIEELEEGQVLRIKGRPKEGFSGVEVSVDDVEVDEDTEIDVTVSDTHQVEDLSLGLSNVNLVGLVLDTDSIRTFDRDDGSEGKVANLTLGDSTGRVRVTLWDEQADRAEDLSAGTTVEVVDGYVRERDGALELHVGNRGAVEEVDEEVEYVPDSTPIESLEIGQTVDIAGVVRSADPKRTFDRDDGSEGQVRNVRVQDATGDIRVAMWGEKADVDVGPGDEVALADVEIKDGWQDDLEASAGWRSTITVLDGGGPAEPAETAEESAGLSAFADGSSGDASADASAEAASDDDPDDGEELEFTGVVVQAGSPVVLDNGEETMSVETDADVGLGEEVTARGVVRDGRLEANDVF; this is encoded by the coding sequence ATGAGCGACATCGAGGGTGTCTACGAGGACCTCGAGGCCGACGTCTCCCTCGAGGAGTTTCGCGAGGCCGTCGAGGCGAAAGTCGAGCAGATGGGCGGACTCGCCGATGAGGAGACGGCGGCGATGCTCGTCGCTCACGAACTCGGCGAGAGCGAGGTCGGGGGCGTCGCGGACGTCGAGCCGGGGATGGAGGAGGCGAAGTTCGTCGCGAAGGTGACGGCCATCGGCGAGTTGCGGACGTTCGAGCGCGACGGCGAGGACGAGGACGGCCGCGTCGTGAACGTCGAGGTGGCCGACGAGACCGGTTCCGTCCGCGCGGCGTTCTGGGACGAGCACGCCGAGGCCGCGATCGAGGAACTCGAGGAGGGACAGGTGCTGCGGATCAAGGGTCGGCCGAAGGAGGGCTTTTCGGGCGTCGAGGTGAGCGTCGACGACGTCGAGGTCGACGAGGACACCGAGATCGACGTGACGGTTTCAGACACGCACCAGGTCGAGGACCTCTCGCTCGGCCTCTCGAACGTCAACCTCGTCGGCCTCGTCCTCGACACTGACTCGATCCGGACGTTCGATCGGGACGACGGTTCTGAGGGCAAGGTGGCGAACCTCACGCTGGGGGACTCGACCGGGCGCGTGCGGGTGACGCTCTGGGACGAGCAGGCCGATCGCGCCGAGGACCTCTCGGCCGGCACGACGGTCGAGGTGGTCGACGGCTACGTCCGCGAGCGCGACGGCGCCCTCGAGCTCCACGTCGGCAATCGCGGGGCTGTCGAGGAGGTCGACGAGGAGGTCGAGTACGTCCCCGACAGTACGCCGATCGAGAGCCTCGAGATCGGCCAGACGGTGGACATCGCGGGCGTGGTCCGGTCGGCCGATCCGAAACGGACGTTCGACCGCGACGACGGTTCGGAGGGCCAGGTCCGGAACGTCCGGGTGCAGGACGCCACGGGCGACATCCGCGTCGCGATGTGGGGCGAGAAGGCCGACGTCGACGTCGGCCCGGGTGACGAGGTCGCACTCGCGGACGTCGAGATCAAAGACGGCTGGCAGGACGACCTCGAGGCGTCGGCGGGCTGGCGCTCGACGATCACGGTGCTCGACGGTGGCGGGCCAGCCGAGCCTGCGGAGACGGCCGAGGAGTCGGCGGGGCTCTCGGCGTTCGCCGACGGCTCGAGCGGCGACGCGAGCGCGGACGCATCCGCCGAGGCAGCGAGCGACGACGACCCCGACGACGGCGAGGAACTCGAGTTCACGGGCGTCGTCGTCCAGGCGGGAAGTCCGGTCGTCCTCGACAACGGCGAGGAGACGATGAGCGTCGAGACCGACGCCGACGTCGGGTTGGGCGAGGAAGTGACTGCCCGCGGGGTCGTCCGGGATGGGCGACTCGAGGCGAACGACGTCTTCTGA
- a CDS encoding histone has protein sequence MNVELPFAPVDTIIRRNAGGLRVSADASKELAKRIQEHGAELAADAAERATEDGRKTLMAEDFGVELVVDTDDLELPVAPVDRIARIDIDGRYRVSMEARVALADILEDYADNVARAAATLARHADRRTIKAEDIETYFSLFE, from the coding sequence ATGAACGTCGAGTTGCCGTTCGCTCCGGTGGACACGATCATCCGGCGGAACGCGGGGGGCCTCCGGGTGAGCGCCGACGCGTCGAAGGAGCTCGCAAAGCGCATCCAGGAACACGGTGCCGAACTCGCAGCCGACGCGGCAGAACGGGCGACCGAAGACGGCCGGAAAACGCTGATGGCGGAGGACTTCGGCGTCGAGCTGGTCGTCGACACGGACGATCTCGAGTTGCCGGTCGCGCCGGTCGACCGGATCGCACGGATCGACATCGACGGTCGCTACCGCGTCTCGATGGAAGCGCGCGTCGCCCTCGCTGACATTCTCGAAGACTACGCCGACAACGTCGCCCGAGCGGCGGCGACACTCGCCCGTCACGCCGACCGACGAACCATCAAAGCCGAGGACATCGAGACGTACTTCTCGCTGTTCGAGTGA
- a CDS encoding histone deacetylase family protein → MRFGYSDTCLAHDPGPRHPETPDRLRAIREGLKRKHGVEYTDADPASVEAIAAVHDRGYVESVQEFCADGGGNWDPDTTAVPQTWDAAVKSAGLACWAAARALEGDDGRETPFSLGRPPGHHAVYDDAMGFCFVNNVAVAAQHALDDFDCDRVAIVDWDVHHGNGTQDLFYDRGDVFFVSIHEGGLYPGTGDVDEVGEGDGEGATMNLPMPAGADDVDYLAAFDDLICPALESYDPDLLLVSAGFDAHRHDPISRVRLPTETYALMTDRLRSAAEATDAALAFVLEGGYALDVLAESIALVHETFDGREPIEQEGEVRDAVEEILADIADAHDLEY, encoded by the coding sequence ATGCGATTCGGCTACAGCGACACCTGTCTCGCGCACGATCCCGGCCCCCGCCACCCGGAGACGCCCGACCGGCTCCGGGCGATCCGTGAGGGTCTGAAGCGCAAGCACGGGGTCGAATACACCGACGCCGATCCCGCCTCCGTCGAAGCGATCGCTGCCGTTCACGACCGGGGATACGTCGAGTCGGTCCAGGAGTTCTGTGCGGACGGTGGCGGGAACTGGGATCCGGACACGACGGCGGTGCCCCAGACGTGGGATGCAGCCGTCAAGAGCGCCGGACTGGCCTGCTGGGCCGCAGCGCGCGCACTCGAGGGTGACGACGGCCGGGAGACGCCGTTCTCGCTCGGACGGCCGCCGGGTCACCACGCAGTGTACGACGACGCCATGGGCTTTTGTTTCGTCAACAACGTCGCGGTCGCCGCCCAGCACGCCCTCGACGATTTCGACTGTGACCGGGTCGCGATCGTCGACTGGGACGTCCACCACGGCAACGGCACCCAGGACCTCTTCTACGATCGTGGCGACGTCTTCTTCGTCTCGATCCACGAGGGTGGCCTCTACCCCGGAACCGGTGACGTCGACGAGGTCGGCGAGGGAGACGGCGAGGGGGCGACGATGAATCTCCCGATGCCCGCCGGCGCCGACGACGTCGACTATCTGGCGGCATTCGACGACCTGATCTGCCCCGCCCTCGAGTCGTACGACCCCGACCTCCTGCTCGTCAGCGCGGGCTTCGACGCCCACCGTCACGATCCCATCTCGCGGGTTCGGCTCCCGACGGAAACGTACGCACTGATGACCGACCGGCTTCGATCTGCGGCCGAGGCGACCGACGCCGCCCTGGCGTTCGTCCTCGAGGGCGGCTACGCGCTGGACGTACTCGCCGAGAGTATCGCCCTAGTCCACGAGACGTTCGACGGCCGCGAACCGATCGAGCAGGAGGGTGAGGTGAGAGACGCCGTCGAGGAGATCCTCGCGGACATCGCGGACGCCCACGACCTCGAGTACTGA
- a CDS encoding phosphoribosylaminoimidazolesuccinocarboxamide synthase, with amino-acid sequence MTSVKEFRIEEEATADSVGRGSFVFTDAYSVFDWGQMPDQIPDKGASLCTMGAFNFERLEESGIPTHYRGVVENGDVLSLEDASRPPWEMAIDLTQVPDLPHEGRAYDYDAYHAAAGENYLVPLEIVFRNRVPVGSSLRRRTEPADHGLDFETWPAEAVDLEEPIVEFSTKYEEGDRYLDREEADYIAGVAEIDALEVIAREVNRVVTEQAESAGLVHEDGKIECLYYDGEIRVADVVGTFDENRFSYEGTQLSKEVIRQYHKRTQPGWVEAVEAAKAEAKARDVADWKALCEAEPEPLEEDVVDTARDMYCAGTNAYTGLELFDAPPLSSAIGALQRL; translated from the coding sequence GTGACGAGTGTCAAGGAGTTCCGGATCGAGGAGGAGGCGACGGCTGATTCGGTCGGTCGGGGATCGTTCGTCTTTACGGACGCCTACTCGGTGTTCGACTGGGGACAGATGCCCGACCAGATTCCGGACAAGGGCGCGAGCCTCTGTACGATGGGTGCGTTCAATTTCGAGCGACTCGAGGAGTCCGGAATCCCAACGCACTACCGCGGCGTTGTCGAGAACGGAGACGTCCTCTCGCTCGAGGACGCGTCCCGTCCGCCCTGGGAGATGGCGATCGACCTCACGCAGGTTCCCGACCTCCCACACGAGGGCCGGGCGTACGATTACGACGCCTACCACGCCGCGGCGGGCGAGAACTACCTCGTCCCCCTCGAGATCGTCTTCCGCAATCGCGTGCCCGTGGGCTCGAGTCTGCGGCGACGGACCGAGCCAGCCGACCACGGCCTCGACTTCGAGACGTGGCCCGCGGAGGCCGTCGACCTCGAGGAGCCGATCGTCGAGTTCTCCACGAAGTACGAGGAGGGCGACCGCTATCTCGATCGTGAGGAAGCCGATTACATCGCCGGCGTGGCGGAGATCGACGCCCTCGAGGTCATCGCCCGCGAGGTGAACCGAGTCGTCACCGAGCAGGCCGAATCGGCGGGGCTGGTTCACGAAGACGGCAAGATCGAGTGTCTGTACTACGACGGCGAGATCCGCGTCGCCGACGTCGTCGGTACGTTCGACGAGAACCGCTTCAGCTACGAGGGGACCCAGCTCTCGAAGGAGGTGATCCGCCAGTACCACAAGCGAACCCAGCCCGGGTGGGTCGAGGCCGTCGAAGCTGCGAAAGCCGAGGCGAAAGCACGCGACGTCGCCGACTGGAAGGCACTGTGTGAGGCCGAACCGGAACCGCTCGAGGAGGACGTCGTCGACACTGCCCGCGACATGTACTGTGCCGGCACCAACGCCTACACCGGCCTGGAACTGTTCGACGCACCGCCGCTCTCGAGCGCGATCGGGGCGCTGCAGCGGCTGTAG
- the sufU gene encoding Fe-S cluster assembly sulfur transfer protein SufU → MGLGSDMYRQQILDHYKNPRNYGELEDPTFSHVGENPMCGDEIRMDVRLEEDGETIEQVAFTGDGCAISQASASMLSSALRGKTVDELLEMDRDDVVDMLGVEISPMRIKCAVLAEKVAQDGAEIYRGELESEKTTTED, encoded by the coding sequence ATGGGACTGGGCTCGGATATGTACCGACAGCAGATCCTCGACCACTACAAGAACCCCCGAAACTACGGGGAGCTCGAGGATCCCACGTTTTCCCACGTCGGTGAGAACCCGATGTGTGGTGACGAGATCCGGATGGACGTCCGCCTCGAGGAAGACGGCGAGACGATCGAACAGGTTGCGTTCACCGGCGACGGCTGTGCGATCAGCCAGGCGTCGGCGAGCATGCTCTCGTCTGCACTCCGGGGCAAGACCGTCGACGAACTGCTCGAGATGGATCGCGACGACGTCGTCGACATGCTCGGCGTCGAGATCTCGCCGATGCGGATCAAGTGTGCCGTTCTGGCCGAGAAGGTCGCTCAGGACGGCGCCGAGATCTACCGCGGCGAACTCGAGTCGGAGAAGACGACAACCGAAGACTAA
- a CDS encoding ISH6 family transposase has translation MHATIDAQVTVSIDLDKTLPLATLAESFTELHLEATILEELVKSLDERLVEAYCGEKHARGNGDRRFQRAGTTTRTAVTTAGEHEFSLHHVKDTAATGDDPTYFRPLEDLIEFDGQRIYQEDISLQSTELATSLSFRDAVAHGDGFTPMPSRTTINRRVREYGSKLGDFVRDRLPGTNADTVVPDGTKCHSQQDHCTHHDVNVTLGQITEGDDTETTLLDVNVDEPWAETAEDLKEKEAVTDDAAVVSDSENSLVDAFEASYRSHQLDLVHVGRTLKYKLWKDGTFPLEKRKEIASDVTNDLFHLKNSVALHAPKNERLAIRERIDQTLENLTKEAWRLEQQDSPKAAAYLRKWAQATVTFAELALEGQEIPWTSNVVERAMGEISKRCKNQWMRWTESGLESLLWLNLVRYADPEQFAAFADELLERSAKTAITMEVSVDATRGEL, from the coding sequence ATGCACGCCACAATCGACGCGCAAGTCACGGTTAGCATCGACTTAGACAAAACGCTACCGCTTGCCACTCTCGCTGAATCTTTCACAGAGCTTCACCTCGAGGCGACGATCCTCGAGGAGCTTGTCAAAAGCCTCGACGAGCGCCTCGTCGAGGCGTACTGTGGGGAGAAGCACGCGCGCGGAAACGGCGATCGCCGTTTCCAGCGCGCCGGAACCACAACACGAACAGCTGTGACAACCGCAGGAGAGCACGAATTTTCCCTTCATCACGTCAAAGACACCGCTGCCACCGGTGACGATCCTACCTACTTCCGCCCTCTCGAAGATCTCATCGAATTCGACGGGCAGCGCATCTATCAAGAGGATATTTCGCTCCAGAGTACCGAACTCGCTACGTCGCTCAGCTTTCGTGATGCCGTCGCCCACGGCGACGGCTTCACTCCGATGCCTTCGAGAACGACGATCAACCGCCGAGTCCGTGAGTACGGCAGCAAACTCGGTGACTTCGTTCGTGATCGGCTTCCTGGGACGAACGCAGACACTGTCGTTCCTGACGGAACGAAGTGTCATAGCCAGCAGGACCACTGCACGCACCACGACGTCAACGTCACCCTCGGACAGATCACCGAGGGTGACGACACGGAAACCACGCTCTTAGACGTCAATGTGGACGAACCGTGGGCTGAGACAGCAGAAGATCTCAAGGAAAAGGAAGCGGTCACTGACGACGCTGCGGTCGTCAGTGACAGCGAAAACTCCCTCGTTGATGCGTTCGAAGCCAGTTATCGATCTCACCAGCTCGATCTTGTTCACGTTGGTCGAACGCTCAAGTACAAGCTGTGGAAGGACGGTACTTTCCCACTTGAAAAGCGGAAAGAGATCGCCTCAGACGTCACTAACGACCTGTTTCATCTGAAGAACTCAGTTGCGCTTCACGCACCGAAGAATGAGCGTTTGGCGATCCGCGAGCGGATCGACCAAACGCTCGAAAACCTCACGAAGGAGGCGTGGCGCTTAGAGCAACAGGACTCTCCAAAAGCAGCGGCGTACCTCCGAAAATGGGCACAAGCAACCGTGACATTCGCCGAACTCGCGCTCGAGGGACAAGAGATACCGTGGACATCGAACGTGGTTGAACGAGCCATGGGAGAAATCTCGAAACGGTGTAAAAACCAGTGGATGCGATGGACAGAATCCGGCCTAGAATCGCTCCTCTGGCTTAATCTCGTGAGATATGCCGATCCTGAGCAGTTCGCGGCGTTCGCCGACGAACTGCTCGAGCGATCAGCCAAAACAGCCATCACAATGGAGGTGTCAGTTGACGCTACCAGAGGCGAACTCTAG